A portion of the Chondrinema litorale genome contains these proteins:
- a CDS encoding Ig-like domain-containing protein, whose product MKNFFLYSLIVFTVLFLTRCASVQPPPGGPKDEKEPELISTIPVTGSKNYKGRTVQFLFDEAVELDNIYKQLLITPQTENLKYESRVKKNRVIIDFEEAFDENTTYTINLRDAVVDITEKNIAKNVKVAFSTGNFIDSLSIEGTVADLFTGIPPENATVMLLRPEDTLSVQDPYYLSKIEKDGSYIVENIKEGEYQIFALAEEDNNYKYTKDEEEKIGFITENIQLDTVITNLDFKVASYDNKELTFTRAVSRNQYVELTFSKPLKDIQLTFEDSLMQDSIIYGIENELVRLYNINNLTKKEEEPNAKKEKNTVQVKKKKKRKKKDKDQTEIVAEEEIEVQDSIIAYITATDLLDNQIIDTAKFIFSSERFTDPKDFTLTVKPQKGTKKIVDEVFNIELTFNKPITQFNQEGIHLLNKRDTTLTRINKQYDLVKSDTLRIPAELSYLKSNNLNASDFKEWEDTLKLVVDKKYVIDNQSLSDDFNLLLPHQNSNYARKAKKLDNKSKDYYFFSIQTYDTTSVSIDTAYQQTVAVDTLPFIGNIISNSLNTFYTIPDYTFTETENLYIDSTAFISIEDDSVANTTIAFQAKIIEDYGSLGGSIQIDTIPFFVQVLSDKYEMEQELYNKKSFRFDYVEPGTKYIRILIDNNKDGTWDKGSFLERIPPEEVYFRKAGGLDLRPNWEILDIRLSNSELSTYQQNKPDN is encoded by the coding sequence ATGAAGAATTTTTTTTTATATTCTTTAATAGTATTTACCGTGCTATTTTTAACCAGATGTGCAAGTGTTCAACCTCCTCCTGGTGGACCAAAAGATGAAAAAGAACCAGAATTAATATCTACTATTCCTGTGACTGGTAGTAAAAATTATAAAGGGAGAACAGTTCAATTTCTTTTTGATGAAGCAGTAGAACTAGATAATATATATAAACAGCTTTTAATTACTCCACAAACTGAAAACCTTAAATATGAATCTCGTGTAAAAAAGAACAGAGTTATTATAGACTTTGAAGAAGCTTTTGATGAAAATACTACATATACGATAAATCTTAGAGATGCTGTAGTAGATATTACCGAGAAAAATATAGCGAAAAATGTAAAGGTGGCCTTTAGTACTGGTAATTTTATTGATTCACTAAGTATTGAAGGTACCGTTGCTGATCTCTTTACTGGTATACCTCCTGAAAACGCTACTGTAATGTTACTTAGACCAGAAGATACACTTAGCGTTCAAGATCCTTATTATTTATCTAAGATAGAGAAAGATGGAAGTTATATAGTCGAAAATATTAAAGAAGGAGAGTATCAGATATTCGCTTTAGCAGAAGAAGACAATAATTATAAATACACAAAAGACGAAGAAGAAAAAATAGGTTTCATTACAGAAAATATACAATTAGATACTGTGATAACAAACCTAGATTTTAAAGTAGCTTCATACGATAATAAAGAACTCACTTTTACAAGGGCAGTAAGTCGAAACCAATATGTAGAATTAACTTTCTCAAAACCATTAAAAGATATTCAATTAACTTTTGAAGATTCTTTGATGCAAGACTCTATTATTTATGGTATTGAAAATGAATTAGTTAGACTTTATAATATAAATAACCTTACTAAAAAAGAAGAAGAGCCTAATGCTAAAAAAGAAAAAAACACAGTACAGGTAAAGAAGAAGAAAAAAAGGAAGAAAAAAGATAAAGATCAAACAGAAATTGTAGCTGAAGAAGAAATTGAAGTTCAAGATTCTATAATTGCTTATATCACTGCAACAGATTTACTTGATAATCAGATAATTGATACAGCAAAGTTTATTTTTTCTAGTGAAAGATTTACCGATCCTAAAGATTTTACCTTAACTGTTAAACCACAAAAAGGTACAAAAAAAATCGTAGATGAGGTATTTAACATTGAGCTTACATTTAACAAACCAATTACTCAATTTAATCAAGAAGGTATTCATCTATTAAATAAAAGAGATACCACATTAACTAGAATAAATAAGCAGTACGATCTAGTAAAATCTGATACACTGCGTATCCCTGCTGAACTGAGTTATCTAAAATCTAATAACCTAAATGCAAGTGATTTTAAAGAGTGGGAAGATACACTAAAACTCGTAGTAGACAAGAAGTATGTGATTGATAATCAATCTCTTAGTGATGACTTTAACCTATTACTTCCTCATCAGAACTCTAATTATGCTAGAAAAGCAAAAAAACTAGATAACAAGTCTAAAGATTACTATTTTTTCTCTATTCAAACTTATGATACTACCAGTGTCTCTATAGATACTGCTTACCAGCAAACTGTTGCTGTAGATACTCTACCATTTATTGGAAACATTATAAGTAATAGTTTAAATACTTTTTACACGATTCCAGATTACACTTTTACTGAGACCGAAAACCTATATATAGATTCAACAGCATTTATCTCTATAGAAGATGACTCTGTCGCAAATACAACTATAGCTTTTCAAGCAAAAATTATAGAGGATTATGGATCGCTAGGAGGGAGTATACAAATAGATACTATTCCATTTTTTGTTCAGGTACTCAGCGATAAATACGAAATGGAACAAGAATTATATAATAAAAAATCTTTCCGCTTCGATTATGTAGAGCCTGGTACAAAATATATAAGAATACTTATCGATAATAATAAAGACGGTACATGGGATAAAGGCTCTTTTCTTGAAAGAATTCCACCTGAAGAGGTTTATTTTAGAAAAGCTGGAGGCCTCGATTTGCGTCCAAACTGGGAAATTCTTGATATTAGGCTCTCAAATAGTGAGTTATCAACATATCAACAGAATAAACCTGATAACTAA
- a CDS encoding tetratricopeptide repeat protein: MKFIYILSTFLFLLISNASITYAQENTLALANEYYSNNELEKAIELYEKLLKKDDNIAAVHKNYLDALFKLQDFKEADKYLKRILKYEPLNAQYNVDYGRYLTLSGSKEKAEDYYDEYLEKIKRENNQLRYAAIYFINEKQFEYAEKAFMLGRKNDKYDFYQELADLYSNWGKKELMLQEYMSLLMFDDSQLEYVETMLQDRITDEEEFDNLETELIQAVQKNPDKTVYNELLIWYFLQKNDFYKAFIQARAVDKRQKLDGFKIMEIGRLALNNASYKDAIRIFEYLVEKYNDKPVYSISRRMLINAKEQLVKNTYPVDQEKIKSLALDYDKIIQELGINRNTADAVRSMALLQAFYLNNKDTAVTILENLIQLRGMKPSLISEAKLDLGDIYLLKGEPWEASLLYSQVEKAEKDQNLGHIAKLKNAKLSYYKGEFELARAHLDVLKLATSREIANDAMDLSLLIQDNLDLDTSATVMSEYAEIDLLVFQSHFEEALDRYKQLLKAHKDHSLADEIMWESANILMKLGRFEEAVVYLEDILKDHAFDILGDDANFTLGKIEEDYMHNSEKAQEIYTKQLKDYPGSIFNVEARKRLRKLRGDNLN; this comes from the coding sequence ATGAAATTCATTTATATCCTCTCAACATTTTTATTTCTGTTGATAAGTAATGCATCAATTACTTATGCTCAGGAAAATACATTAGCACTTGCTAACGAGTACTACTCTAATAATGAATTAGAAAAAGCCATTGAGCTTTACGAAAAATTGTTGAAGAAAGATGACAATATTGCTGCGGTGCATAAAAATTATCTTGATGCACTTTTTAAACTTCAAGATTTTAAGGAAGCAGATAAATATTTAAAGAGGATATTAAAATATGAACCATTAAATGCTCAGTATAATGTTGACTATGGTAGATACTTGACGCTTTCTGGAAGTAAAGAAAAAGCGGAAGATTATTATGATGAATATTTAGAGAAAATAAAAAGAGAAAATAATCAACTGAGGTATGCAGCTATTTACTTTATAAATGAAAAACAATTTGAATATGCTGAAAAAGCTTTTATGCTTGGTAGAAAAAATGACAAATACGACTTCTATCAAGAGTTAGCAGATTTGTACTCAAATTGGGGTAAGAAAGAATTAATGCTTCAGGAGTACATGTCTCTGTTAATGTTCGATGATTCTCAGCTTGAGTATGTTGAAACCATGCTGCAAGATAGAATTACAGACGAAGAAGAATTTGATAATTTGGAAACTGAGTTAATTCAGGCTGTTCAAAAGAATCCTGATAAAACAGTATATAATGAATTGCTCATTTGGTACTTTTTGCAGAAGAATGATTTTTATAAAGCTTTTATTCAAGCAAGAGCTGTTGATAAACGTCAAAAGTTAGATGGTTTTAAAATAATGGAAATTGGCAGGCTTGCATTAAATAATGCTTCTTATAAAGATGCTATAAGAATTTTTGAATACTTGGTTGAAAAGTATAATGACAAACCAGTTTATTCAATTTCAAGAAGAATGCTGATTAATGCCAAAGAGCAATTAGTAAAAAATACTTATCCGGTAGATCAGGAAAAAATAAAATCTTTAGCGCTAGATTATGATAAAATTATTCAGGAATTAGGCATAAACAGAAATACAGCAGATGCAGTAAGAAGCATGGCTCTGTTGCAGGCATTCTATCTTAATAATAAAGATACTGCAGTTACAATTCTTGAAAATCTCATTCAACTTAGAGGCATGAAACCCTCTTTAATATCAGAAGCAAAACTAGATTTAGGCGATATTTATTTATTAAAAGGAGAACCTTGGGAAGCTTCATTATTATATTCTCAAGTAGAAAAGGCAGAGAAAGATCAAAACCTTGGACACATTGCTAAATTAAAAAATGCAAAATTGTCTTATTATAAAGGTGAGTTTGAATTAGCAAGAGCACACTTAGATGTTTTAAAATTGGCTACATCTAGAGAAATAGCTAATGATGCAATGGACCTATCTCTATTAATTCAAGATAATTTAGACTTAGATACTTCTGCAACTGTAATGAGTGAATATGCCGAAATTGACCTTTTGGTTTTTCAAAGCCATTTTGAAGAAGCATTAGATAGATATAAGCAACTACTTAAAGCACATAAAGATCATAGCTTAGCAGACGAGATAATGTGGGAGAGCGCAAATATTTTAATGAAGTTGGGTAGGTTTGAAGAAGCTGTTGTATATCTCGAAGATATTTTGAAAGATCATGCTTTTGATATATTGGGAGACGATGCCAACTTTACTTTAGGTAAAATCGAAGAAGATTACATGCACAATAGTGAAAAAGCTCAGGAAATATATACCAAACAATTAAAAGATTATCCAGGAAGTATATTTAATGTAGAAGCAAGAAAAAGACTCAGAAAACTTAGAGGAGACAATTTGAACTAA